From a single Cotesia glomerata isolate CgM1 linkage group LG6, MPM_Cglom_v2.3, whole genome shotgun sequence genomic region:
- the LOC123267369 gene encoding poly [ADP-ribose] polymerase-like, producing the protein MSLEEKINNYLDFRPHPDTKNSYIYSKDQKKYSMLFIRDSSDGLVVHYYRVQVLFNAQTYDLMLQRDSGTFEAPNNFKELKSLGEKCISMFDIEVSLEKVNLKFACLEERYCKHKQRLPVRFLLKIIFDLDIIEKVLEFYDVDSSNSLLLGVPQGAILSVATKSNLIKTSLQKSVYNRLVDRKTNQVVSMIEIFYQQLKTKIDVLDKNTERFELIRSCIQNTHSVYHSHYEIEVRDVFVVKRFADREKFKRDLGNKKLLWHGTRSSNIASILKNGFELNPPVAGKSATPMFGTGIYFTNVVSKAANYCDAGDQTRVQRGVLLLCEVALGNMMVCNRGQNYLKLPQGKDSVYAKGQLAPHKNYKQKILYNVEFAYGPLVEVPLRKRTSLKHDEYVVFDPTQVKIRYLVLVNFKYNY; encoded by the coding sequence ATGAGCCtcgaagaaaaaataaacaattatttggACTTTCGGCCCCATCCGGATACCAAAAACTCATATATCTACAGCAAAGATCAGAAAAAATACTCTATGCTTTTTATTCGCGATTCATCTGACGGACTAGTAGTTCATTACTACCGAGTCCAAGTACTCTTTAATGCGCAAACATACGACTTGATGTTGCAACGTGACTCAGGTACATTTGAAGCTCCAAACAATTTCAAGGAATTAAAAAGCCTAGGAGAAAAGTGCATCTCGATGTTCGACATTGAAGTTTCACTAGAGAAAGTTAACTTGAAATTTGCATGCCTGGAGGAGAGGTACTGCAAACACAAGCAACGATTACCAGTCAGATTTCTTCTAAAGATAATCTTCGACTTAGATATTATTGAAAAGGTCCTAGAATTTTATGATGTTGATTCGAGTAATTCTTTACTGCTAGGCGTTCCGCAGGGAGCGATTTTATCAGTAGCGACAAAGAGTAATCTAATTAAAACTTCGCTTCAAAAGAGTGTCTACAACCGGCTTGTAGACAGAAAAACCAACCAGGTCGTGAGcatgattgaaattttttatcagcaaTTGAAGACTAAAATCGACGTGCTGGATAAAAACACCGAAAGGTTCGAGTTAATCCGCAGTTGCATCCAGAACACTCATTCGGTGTATCACAGCCATTATGAAATCGAAGTCCGGGATGTTTTTGTAGTTAAGAGATTCGCCGACAGAGAAAAATTCAAACGGGACCTTGGGAACAAGAAATTACTCTGGCATGGAACGAGATCGAGCAACATCGCTTCCATTTTAAAGAATGGTTTTGAACTTAATCCACCTGTTGCAGGGAAAAGCGCGACCCCGATGTTCGGAACTGGGATCTATTTTACCAATGTAGTGTCGAAAGCTGCTAATTATTGCGATGCAGGCGATCAAACTCGGGTCCAGCGGGGAGTTCTTCTGCTGTGCGAAGTTGCTCTTGGTAACATGATGGTCTGTAACAGAGGCCAGAATTATTTGAAACTGCCGCAGGGAAAAGATTCAGTGTATGCCAAAGGACAACTGGCACCgcataaaaattacaagcagAAGATTTTGTATAATGTTGAATTCGCTTATGGGCCGCTTGTTGAAGTCCCACTTCGAAAAAGGACTAGTTTGAAGCATGATGAGTACGTTGTCTTTGATCCAACACAAGTTAAAATTAGATATCTTGTTTtggttaattttaagtataattattaa
- the LOC123267230 gene encoding poly [ADP-ribose] polymerase-like, with amino-acid sequence MCLEIKAINDYLDCYQDESLKFSTIYVDKKTGKKYTRTFFKNLSDGKKFYYRVQLLSKKNNEFVLQRDSGTLNVPNNFKELKQNLPFHTCVKIFNISVFRKNVDLKFFCLEKRDDRYKKRLPVRHLLRNILDMTIVKKVLQLYNIDKIKMNSLQGINDSSVEAKFQIIDSLLKKNTYCQLVSCKNNQAISLLDVFYKKLNTKIDVLDKSTERWKLIETCVKNTHSNHHNDYSIKINEIFVVKRWEDRKGFLGKLGNKKLLWHGTRISNVASILEKGFELDPNIAHKAFSLMFGKGIYFTNTVSKAANYCGTGTASRNKIGVLFLAEVALGKMKVTLEALPNLTQLPEGHHSVFAKGLLTPHRNFKQKVLYNVELAYGELLQIPSRNSQLKHDEFVVYDPKQIKIRYMVLVDFKYKK; translated from the coding sequence atgtgcCTCGAAATAAAAGCAATTAACGACTATCTTGATTGTTATCAAGATGaaagcttaaaattttctactatttatgtagataaaaaaaccggcaaaaaatatacaagaactttttttaaaaatttatcggatggaaaaaaattttactatagagtacaattattatcaaaaaaaaacaatgagtTTGTTCTCCAACGAGACTCTGGGACTTTAAATGTTcccaataattttaaagaattgaagcaaaatttaccatttcatacatgtgtaaaaattttcaacatctcagtttttagaaaaaatgtcgacttgaaatttttttgcttggAAAAAAGAGATGACAGATATAAGAAAAGATTGCCGGTGCGACACTTGCTGCGCAATATTCTGGATATGACAATTGTTAAAAAGGTATTGCAATTGTATAATATTGAtaagataaaaatgaattcGCTTCAAGGAATCAATGACAGTTCAGTTGAAGCTAAGTTTCAAATAATCGATTCCTTGCTAAAAAAGAATACCTATTGTCAATTGGTGAGCTGTAAAAATAATCAGGCGATAAGTCTTCTTGATGTGTTTTACAAGAAGTTGAATACCAAAATTGACGTTTTGGATAAAAGTACTGAAAGGTGGAAACTAATTGAAACCTGTGTGAAAAATACTCATTCAAATCATCACAATgattattctataaaaattaatgaaatcttTGTTGTAAAAAGGTGGGAAGACCGGAAAGGATTCTTGGGAAAGTTGGGAAACAAAAAACTTTTGTGGCACGGAACGAGAATAAGCAATGTAGCTTCAATTCTAGAAAAAGGTTTTGAACTTGATCCCAATATTGCTCATAAAGCTTTTAGTCTTATGTTTGGGAAAGGAATTTATTTCACAAACACGGTATCTAAAGCCGCTAATTATTGCGGCACGGGTACGGCAAGTCGAAACAAAATAGGAGTTTTATTTTTGGCTGAAGTAGCCTTAGGCAAAATGAAAGTGACGTTGGAAGCACTTCCTAACTTGACACAGTTGCCTGAAGGGCATCATTCTGTATTTGCAAAAGGTTTGCTGACTCCGCATAGGAATTTTAAGCAGAAAGTATTGTATAATGTTGAACTCGCTTATGGAGAGTTGCTTCAAATACCGAGTCGGAACTCACAATTGAAGCATGACGAGTTTGTGGTATATGATCCTAAACAAATTAAGATAAGGTACATGGTCTTGGTTGATTTTAAgtataagaaatga